Proteins co-encoded in one Pelodiscus sinensis isolate JC-2024 chromosome 9, ASM4963464v1, whole genome shotgun sequence genomic window:
- the LOC142830686 gene encoding uncharacterized protein LOC142830686, translated as MNTKKNLLGVLYKSLSEKRDTSLRRSGVQTPASGTSHPSQMVVSQSSRVMSSPKPSQVTMLQQPSQRTSQFSRGTAPQTSPVVAPHHSKVVASQAMQGTSQLPRVVAPQPSWGMSQPSRVGASQAAPPAPPVLTPTPPAQPCCRRLSKLLSRGPRQLQQCSSVLWERISNPEKNLFHLPRATVAAESAGRAQGSCSTAKPLPPIQPPAAAASGPATTRVQPKKQVAPKKRNPRGAPQARTGPLPNSRLCASLHQQQQQQQVQPQPPQQPQRSSPTRTRGRTTRNPGAAAKPEPEAEFPTTDYTINLTAEATRLLLRRHLENQSGWRNPLGSTTPLPGSQSRAGLDLTSLIKISVVNEQNRYDDEEYEEDPAPGIRNPKLVCRCMEWLQGVEEARREGQLETLPHLDDP; from the coding sequence CGGTGTTCAGACTCCAGCATCGGGAACGTCGCATCCTTCCCAGATGGTGGTGTCGCAGTCCTCCCGGGTGATGTCGTCACCGAAGCCCTCCCAGGTCACAATGTTGCAGCAGCCCTCCCAGAGGACATCGCAGTTCTCCCGGGGGACAGCGCCACAGACTTCTCCAGTGGTTGCCCCACACCACTCTAAGGTGGTGGCATCGCAGGCAATGCAGGGGACATCGCAACTCCCCCGTGTGGTGGCTCCGCAGCCCTCCTGGGGGATGTCGCAGCCCTCCCGCGTGGGAGCTTCCCAGGCCGCGCCACCCGCTCCTCCCGTCCTCACACCCACTCCTCCGGCTCAGCCCTGCTGCCGTCGCCTCTCTAAGTTACTGAGCCGGGGCCCCCGCCAGCTGCAGCAGTGCTCCTCTGTCCTTTGGGAGCGCATCTCAAACCCAGAGAAAAATCTATTCCACCTGCCCCGGGCGACAGTGGCTGCTGAGTCGGCGGGTAGAGCACAGGGGTCATGCAGCACCGCCAAGCCTCTACCGCCcatccagcctcccgctgctgcGGCCTCTGGCCCCGCCACCACCCGTGTGCAGCCGAAGAAGCAGGTAGCTCCTAAGAAGAGGAATCCACGCGGGGCGCCCCAGGCGAGAACCGGCCCCTTGCCCAACTCCCGCCTCTGCGCCTCCCTgcatcagcagcagcaacaacaacaggTACAGCCACAGCCACCGCAGCAGCCACAGAGGTCGAGCCCGACCCGTACCCGCGGCCGCACCACCAGGAACCCAGGTGCGGCGGCGAAGCCGGAGCCGGAGGCTGAGTTCCCCACCACGGACTACACCATCAACCTCACGGCCGAGGCGACCAGGCTGCTGCTGCGCCGCCACCTGGAGAACCAGAGCGGATGGAGGAATCCCTTGGGCAGCACCACACCCCTGCCGGGCTCccagagcagggccggcctggacCTGACCTCATTAATAAAGATCTCAGTGGTGAATGAGCAGAACCGCTATGATGACGAAGAGTATGAGGAGGATCCGGCGCCGGGGATCAGGAACCCGAAGCTGGTGTGCAGGTGTATGGAGTGGCTGCAAGGGGTGGAGGAAGCGAGGAGAGAGGGCCAGCTGGAAACCCTGCCCCACCTCGATGACCCCTGA